One Arachis hypogaea cultivar Tifrunner chromosome 18, arahy.Tifrunner.gnm2.J5K5, whole genome shotgun sequence genomic window, GGTTAATTATCCTCTTCAATCTTGATATCTTTACACCATCACAATCAAggggaaaatatattattagttaaAACATAGAATAAAAATTCAACGTTAAttaagaattatatatataaaaaatagttcCATTATATACAAATTATGATAACTTAATTTATTTGAGCCAATACCTTGTGTTGGGGAAATTCATGATCCTCCGTATAATTGGGGTTGAATGTAAATTTTTCATACAAAGCACTGGACTTTGCATAATTTTTTAGCCATGGATTTTTTGTAATATAAAGATGCATTATATCTTGAAGATCCGAAGATTTAATTGGATTTCTTAACGAAGTGCCAATATGGTAGATCAAATTGTTCGAAGAATTATTCTTAGAATGAACCAATAGTGCTATGATCATCGAATTTGCCACCATGTCTACTGGTATCTGCATCATCATTTCAATTCcacaatttgatattttttattatataaatattaatcaaGTGAGAGAAGAAAAATGAAGCATAATTAAGAGATCAGAAACCTATCTACTTTAATTCAAACATCAAACTAATAACATACTCCAAACACAATAATTATAAGATAGAAATTAAACTAGCTTCACATCTTCATACACTATTATTTTTGTGTGATATTTAAACAAATGGATAAAAAGAATTCAAAGTTAAAATAGTTTATTTGAAGAGTCATACTCACCAGGTCCAGAATTATCTCTGGATTACCAACAAAACTAGTTATTGCTCCTTTGAAATACTCGACAAACACAAAGTCTATAGTTCtgtaatcacaaaaatatatcaTCATTTAGCTTAGTCACTCAAATATATATAGGAATTAAATTAAGTAACTATTTACCTAACACCTTCAATCCAACCCTCAAAGGGTTCTGAATGAGTACCGATTATAGCAGTAGGGCGTGTGATGATCAATGGTATATTTCCCTTCGTGCTCGTCACAACCATTTCTCCCATTGCTTTTGTAAATGCATACGTATCTTGCCACCCATGCAAATTTGCcctaaaatatttataaacttaACCAGAAAATTAGGGGGCTATAAAGGAATAAATAACGCTATGGATTATCAATACAATCACTGCATACGGAAATCAAATTTTTACGACTTGTAAATTTTTCTTGGATAAATTTCATACGCAATGTTACCCATaaaatttattcaagaaatatatatataaaagaaattaagTAGATCTAACTTTGGACAAAAGTTAGCTCAAAAAATAAAGATGGTGTTATATTATACTTTTTCGAATcaattaaattcgatttacaCTTTTTCAATATAAATCGAATCAACTAGATTTAATTTacatatatatgttgtattaataataaatcgaatctagttgattcgatttactactgtTATAACATATATTGATATACATGCTAAATTGAATataattgattcgatttacatagaATCATTTAGGatatatttgtaataaaaatcaaataaaacattGACATAATTTTGAGATTGAAATGATTTATTAGTGTGTTttaccttttatatatatatatatatatatatatatatatatatgcgcgcGCACAATTTACCTTGTTGTTCCAAGTTCTTTCATCATTGAGGTGATTGTTTTTTCATTTGCATTCCGTGTTTGGATATCACTCAATTTTTCCTCAATCAACTGCTTTTCTAAGCTAATGTCCAATTTTGAAGAAGTTTTTATTGTTTGACCCATACGGAATGGTTCTTCAGGTATTAGTCCTTTTGCCTTATTCCCACAAACATAAGCTTAATAaatcgaaaaataaaaatttgtcaaaTAGATTTTTTTAGTCTTGAACAAAAGTAGTTGTAAAATTAAGATTCTGTGCAAAGTCATTTTGTATTGAATTCGAAAATTCCGTATCATTAGAACTAGCACACTTAAAAACATTTAGTTTTATCTTTTTTAAGTATTATTAGAATTTCATAACTACCATAATCATAGTGACTAGGCCAGGTACGACAACCATCATAGAGTTAGCTTTACAAATAAAACACTATAAAAATAATCTTGATTTTAGATTTTACTAATAAATATATgatacaaactaaaaaaaaattatacttttatattttattatgtatCTCGTTACATTAGCAAACATACTcacaaatttatatttttaaaagaacaCTTTCATATTATAGAaactaaaagaatataaaagaaatatattttttctcgTAAAAGTCGAGTCATTATTTAAATATACTCATAAAAATTGTTTTTAgccattttctttttttccccttttgcACTAGTCTCATATTTACATgtaaattagaaacatgaaattaaatttagggtttttt contains:
- the LOC112769466 gene encoding probable fatty acyl-CoA reductase 4 — encoded protein: MAEFTSNSVEEYFKGKTILVTGATGFLTKVFVEKILRVQPNIKRLYLLVRASNPDVALQRLHTEVFGKELFKIQREKWGEKFSSFLSEKVVAVAGDVSLHNFGIKDQILVKEMLEEIEIIVHSAATVTFDERYDIAMGTNTMGAYNAINFAKMCPRIEVFLFVSTAYVCGNKAKGLIPEEPFRMGQTIKTSSKLDISLEKQLIEEKLSDIQTRNANEKTITSMMKELGTTRANLHGWQDTYAFTKAMGEMVVTSTKGNIPLIITRPTAIIGTHSEPFEGWIEGVRTIDFVFVEYFKGAITSFVGNPEIILDLIPVDMVANSMIIALLVHSKNNSSNNLIYHIGTSLRNPIKSSDLQDIMHLYITKNPWLKNYAKSSALYEKFTFNPNYTEDHEFPQHKISRLKRIINLYRPYFRDFEGVFDDKNTEKLRMAIKGVGSVEREFNLDPKSIDWKDYLMNVHFPGLVKYSMQPKM